Proteins co-encoded in one Nicotiana sylvestris chromosome 7, ASM39365v2, whole genome shotgun sequence genomic window:
- the LOC104228448 gene encoding pentatricopeptide repeat-containing protein At1g11290, chloroplastic-like — translation MSANSLRTLLRKLEPLFTLPFDLPTSATVNQSFLPFSYLLNSCHSLAALKRLHVLALTTGYLANLQVCTKFVSLACSLSSTMDYARKLFDEMPQRDVFAWNTVIRGYSNLGPCQEAIILYKDMHLQGFVPDNYTFPFVLRSCSVQSALREGREVHCNIIKHGFESDVFVQSCLITLYAQSGETLDSELVFDQMRVRNIVSWTAMIAGYVQNGIPEKGLGHFLKMVNSGTLPNAITLVSVLPACARLESLDMGMLIHGYSIKLGVEKDVSLVNALIAFYGKCGLVDVARSLFDQMKEHSLVSWNTIIAAYEQNDAGSATINLFQRMLNEGVEFDYITLVTVISACARLGALGTGKWVHELVKSKCLECNVAITNALIDMYAKCGSIELARDVFDRLPYRSVVSWTSIIGACASHGHGKDALEFFSRMKEEGIQPNSFTFTAVLTACRHSGLVEEGRNHFESMTTEYSIMPGVEQCACMVDLLGRAGQLLEAYEFVENMPIEPDADVWGALLGACKIHGNLELAESVADRLLDLNPQTVPFYILMKNIYAEAGRWEEVARLKFLLEEVEAEKIPGKSSVEINQRIHTFLSGSRISNFSTVPLREHGVQLKHKQAAF, via the coding sequence ATGTCAGCCAATTCGCTAAGGACACTACTCAGGAAGCTTGAGCCCCTCTTCACCCTACCATTTGACTTGCCTACTTCTGCCACTGTCAACCAATCATTCCTCCCCTTCAGCTACCTTTTGAATTCATGTCATTCCCTCGCAGCCCTGAAACGGTTACACGTTCTTGCTTTGACAACTGGTTACCTCGCCAACCTCCAAGTATGTACCAAGTTTGTATCTTTGGCTTGCTCTTTATCGTCCACAATGGACTATGCTCGGAAGCTGTTCGACGAAATGCCTCAaagagatgtgtttgcttggaACACCGTAATTCGGGGATATTCCAATCTGGGTCCTTGTCAAGAAGCTATAATCCTTTACAAAGATATGCATTTACAGGGTTTTGTACCTGATAACTATACATTCCCTTTTGTGCTTCGATCTTGCTCGGTGCAGTCGGCTTTGAGAGAAGGTAGAGAAGTACATTGTAATATTATTAAACATGGatttgaatctgatgtgtttgtaCAGAGTTGTTTGATTACTCTGTACGCGCAGAGTGGGGAGACTTTGGATTCAGAGTTGGTGTTTGATCAAATGAGAGTGAGGAATATAGTTTCTTGGACTGCTATGATTGCAGGGTACGTGCAAAATGGAATTCCGGAGAAGGGATTAGGACATTTTCTCAAAATGGTCAATTCGGGTACTTTGCCTAATGCTATTACTTTGGTGAGTGTACTTCCCGCCTGTGCACGGTTGGAGAGTTTGGATATGGGAATGTTGATTCATGGCTATAGTATTAAGTTAGGAGTGGAAAAAGATGTTTCACTAGTTAACGCTTTGATTGCATTCTATGGAAAGTGTGGACTTGTTGACGTCGCGAGGTCTTTGTTTGATCAAATGAAGGAGCATAGTCTGGTTTCATGGAATACAATAATTGCTGCTTATGAGCAAAATGATGCCGGTTCTGCTACAATTAATCTATTTCAGAGAATGCTAAACGAAGGGGTAGAGTTTGATTATATTACATTGGTTACTGTTATTTCGGCTTGTGCCAGGTTGGGGGCACTTGGTACTGGAAAATGGGTTCATGAGCTTGTCAAAAGCAAATGTTTGGAATGCAATGTTGCAATCACAAATGCACTTATTGACATGTATGCGAAATGTGGTAGTATAGAATTGGCTAGAGATGTTTTTGACAGGTTGCCTTATAGAAGCGTGGTTTCCTGGACATCAATTATAGGAGCTTGTGCTTCTCATGGTCATGGGAAAGATGCTCTTGAGTTCTTTTCAAGGATGAAAGAAGAAGGAATACAACCTAATAGCTTCACCTTCACTGCTGTATTGACAGCTTGTCGACATTCAGGTCTTGTAGAGGAAGGGAGGAATCACTTTGAGAGCATGACAACAGAATACTCGATAATGCCAGGTGTGGAGCAATGTGCTTGTATGGTGGATCTTCTTGGACGAGCAGGTCAACTTCTTGAGGCTTATGAATttgtagagaacatgcctattgAGCCTGATGCAGATGTTTGGGGAGCTTTGCTTGGTGCTTGCAAAATTCATGGCAATCTTGAGCTGGCAGAATCTGTAGCAGATCGACTACTTGATTTAAATCCCCAGACAGTTCCTTTCTACATACTCATGAAAAATATCTATGCTGAAGCTGGGAGGTGGGAGGAAGTAGCAAGATTGAAGTTTTTGTTAGAAGAAGTGGAAGCGGAAAAGATTCCTGGCAAGAGTTCAGTTGAGATAAATCAACGGATTCACACATTTTTGTCTGGGTCAAGGATTTCAAACTTCTCGACAGTTCCACTGCGTGAACATGGTGTTCAACTGAAGCATAAGCAAGCAGCATTTTAA
- the LOC104228445 gene encoding uncharacterized protein translates to MAILRSREVTPALKPKASSKTLENVTVLEPATPSKSLETSSQPLCNMTPISCSSASCSVPRVVAPRRSSRLASKTGLSEILSRKGNSKDFEIYNECSGESLKRDIDVENMVLDEYKNLGVWHSEGIGEIGLNKSDVIGNSACCEERTEYAKKGKGKKKQSIEVQGEGNTKFLSLRSGKKISKRAVEESSGGSVGETESVEKDCDEKLSQGKLSEGMSNSCDSEGALSDKLGTSLDEPSSVKRRRFSREEKCKGTVYELGLSVVHSVNLESEETFGMPFDHTVPQSACFPETADVDDHGDEQAPSMQNGNSKTRRRLSREEKGKKVMVGDDLPHGLDTLEGKSKQGAEKPINDIVSRDINFSEDRTSQDGEQVADATASVTATRVSTSRRRFRDIARRNASRFAHFSSQMEQDINATAEAAEEIPQEEVNTVEREDWPGPFSTAMKIIRDRETNIKHQQSSFSEKSKIELVWVPKKGQQCQSRKLVVPSLQDLCMGILVKNADAITSLDCVPDALRHRICQSLCDSRKMTYQFFELLTRRSPTEIRIRDCSWLDEEKFTKTFEACDTSNLVVLQLDQCGRCMPDYILLATLARCPNNLPALTTLSLKGACRLSDSGLTAIISAAPCLRSMNLSQCSLLTCDGISCLSNSLGSVLRELYLDDCEAIDPMLILPALLKLEHLEVLSVAGIQTVCDAFIKEFVTHRGQSLREIVLKGCMQLTDCSLKEIAQSCPGLRAIDLSNLRKLTDSAIGHLATGCRAVDKLKLCRNAFSDEAVAAYVETSGESLKELSLNFVSKVSHNTAISLAKCSKNLISLDLSWCRNLTNEALGLIVDSCLSLEVLKLFGCTQVTNVFLDGHSNPKVQIIGLKMTPILQHIEAPDSLQQGPLRYSAVPSLF, encoded by the exons ATGGCGATTTTGAGGTCTCGCGAAGTGACTCCGGCACTCAAGCCTAAGGCCTCTTCAAAAACCCTAGAAAATGTTACTGTATTGGAACCGGCAACTCCGTCAAAGTCTCTAGAAACTTCGAGCCAGCCTTTATGTAACATGACTCCGATTTCTTGTTCTTCGGCTAGTTGTTCCGTTCCTCGTGTTGTTGCTCCAAGGAGGAGTTCAAGATTGGCTTCTAAAACCGGTTTGAGCGAAATTTTGAGTCGAAAAGGAAATAGTAAGGATTTTGAAATTTATAATGAGTGTAGTGGTGAGAGTTTGAAGAGAGACATTGATGTAGAAAACATGGTTTTGGATGAATATAAGAATTTGGGGGTTTGGCATAGCGAAGGTATTGGAGAAATAGGTTTGAATAAATCTGATGTTATAGGAAATTCGGCATGCTGTGAGGAGAGAACTGAATATGCTAAGAAGGGGAAAGGGAAGAAAAAACAAAGTATAGAAGTGCAGGGAGAAGGGAACACTAAGTTTTTGAGTCTGCGGTCTGGCAAGAAAATCTCAAAGAGAGCAGTTGAAGAAAGCAGTGGTGGCTCTGTTGGTGAGACTGAAAGTGTTGAGAAGGATTGCGATGAGAAGCTGTCTCAAGGAAAGCTAAGTGAAGGAATGTCAAACAGTTGTGATTCAGAAGGTGCCTTGAGCGATAAGTTGGGGACAAGTTTAGATGAGCCTTCTAGTGTTAAGAGGAGGAGATTCAGTAGAGAAGAGAAATGTAAAGGCACAGTTTATGAGCTGGGTTTGTCAGTGGTTCATTCAGTAAATTTGGAATCAGAGGAAACATTCGGGATGCCATTTGATCACACAGTACCTCAGTCTGCCTGTTTTCCAGAAACCGCAGACGTGGATGATCATGGTGATGAGCAAGCTCCTAGTATGCAAAATGGTAATTCAAAGACTAGAAGGAGGCTTAGCagagaggaaaaaggaaaaaaagtgatGGTTGGCGATGATTTGCCTCATGGTCTTGATACATTGGAAGGAAAATCCAAGCAAGGGGCGGAAAAACCCATAAATGATATTGTTTCAAGAGATATTAATTTCTCAGAGGATAGGACATCTCAGGATGGAGAACAAGTTGCAGATGCCACTGCAAGCGTAACTGCTACTAGAGTATCTACATCAAGAAGAAGGTTTAGGGATATTGCCAGACGAAATGCTTCCAGATTTGCTCATTTCTCTTCCCAAATGGAACAGGATATAAATGCCACTGCTGAGGCTGCTGAGGAAATTCCACAGGAGGAAGTGAACACTGTAGAAAGAGAAGACTGGCCTGGTCCATTTTCAACTGCTATGAAGATTATTAGAGATCGTGAAACGAACATCAAACATCAGCAGAGTTCATTTTCTGAGAAAAGTAAGATTGAATTGGTATGGGTTCCCAAAAAGGGCCAGCAGTGCCAATCTAGAAAGCTGGTGGTTCCCTCACTACAAGACCTATGCATGGGCATTCTAGTGAAAAATGCAGATGCAATCACTTCACTTGATTGTGTACCTGATGCACTCAGGCACAGGATTTGCCAATCACTGTGCGATTCTCGAAAAATGACTTATCAATTTTTTGAACTTCTTACCCGTCGATCTCCTACAGAGATACGCATAAGGGACTGTTCATGGTTGGATGAGGAGAAGTTCACAAAGACCTTTGAAGCATGTGATACCAGCAACTTGGTG GTGCTTCAACTGGATCAGTGTGGTCGCTGTATGCCAGATTATATCCTATTGGCTACATTAGCTCGTTGCCCAAACAATCTCCCTGCATTAACTACCTTGTCCTTGAAAGGTGCATGTCGTCTTTCCGATTCTGGGCTGACGGCAATCATCTCTGCAGCACCTTGTTTAAGGTCAATGAATCTCAGCCAGTGCTCTTTGCTGACATGTGATGGAATTAGCTGTTTATCTAATTCATTGGGATCAGTTTTGAGAGAGTTGTATCTAGACGATTGCGAAGCAATAGATCCCATGCTTATTCTACCAGCATTGCTAAAGCTAGAACATTTGGAAGTTCTATCAGTAGCTGGAATCCAGACTGTATGTGATGCTTTTATTAAAGAATTTGTCACTCATCGAGGTCAGAGTCTGAGAGAGATTGTTCTGAAGGGATGCAT GCAATTGACTGACTGTTCTCTGAAAGAGATTGCACAAAGCTGTCCTGGATTACGCGCTATTGACCTGAGTAACTTGCGTAAATTGACAGACTCTGCAATCGGACATCTTGCCACTGGTTGTAGAGCAGTTGACAAGCTAAAACTCTGTCGCAATGCATTCAG TGATGAAGCTGTTGCTGCTTATGTTGAAACCAGTGGGGAGTCTTTGAAGGAATTGTCTCTCAATTTTGTCAGTAAG GTTTCACACAACACTGCAATATCACTAGCCAAATGCTCAAAAAATTTGATTAGTCTGGATTTGTCTTGGTGCCGCAACTTGACGAATGAAGCCCTGGGACTGATTGTTGATAGCTGCTTGTCATTGGAAGTATTGAAATTATTTGGCTGTACTCAG GTTACTAATGTTTTCTTGGATGGTCACTCAAATCCCAAAGTTCAGATCATTGGTTTGAAGATGACGCCAATATTACAACACATTGAGGCACCAGATTCTCTGCAGCAAGGGCCATTACGATATTCAGCAGTACCATCTTTATTCTGA
- the LOC104228446 gene encoding uncharacterized protein, whose product MASSKLRHSCSFPILLLSFLNFILFILSAASVAPIVVLKTPPTSLGWAFLMVSSISLLSCFIGFYSQLTHCCFITHISLLLASCIGQLLGILALFTKEKSSLSILKSPRDPREAKVLVRLECGVLMAMFVMQLGVLVLTCAVQSCWVRDYEGLEAEREAWSRKRNQRIAKVQEESMANATKISEMKAKELDEKIKNKYGQWVKTDFEG is encoded by the coding sequence ATGGCTTCTTCAAAGCTTAGGCATTCTTGTTCCTTTCCAATTCTACTTCTTTCTTTTCTAAATTTCATTCTCTTCATTCTCTCTGCAGCTTCTGTAGCTCCAATAGTTGTACTCAAAACACCACCAACTTCACTTGGTTGGGCTTTTCTCATGGTTTCTtccatttcacttctttcttgtTTCATTGGTTTTTACTCTCAGCTAACTCATTGTTGCTTCATAACACACATCTCCCTTCTCTTGGCGTCGTGCATTGGCCAATTACTCGGCATTTTAGCCTTGTTCACTAAAGAAAAATCGAGTCTTTCGATACTGAAATCGCCAAGAGACCCTAGAGAAGCAAAAGTTTTGGTGAGATTGGAATGTGGGGTTTTAATGGCTATGTTTGTAATGCAATTGGGAGTTTTGGTTTTGACTTGTGCAGTGCAGAGTTGTTGGGTGAGAGATTATGAAGGTTTAGAGGCAGAAAGAGAGGCATGGTCAAGGAAGAGGAATCAGAGAATAGCTAAAGTTCAAGAAGAGTCAATGGCAAATGCAACCAAGATTTCTGAAATGAAAGCTAAGGAGTTGGATGAGAAGATTAAGAACAAGTATGGACAGTGGGTTAAAACTGATTTTGAAGGTTAA